The following are encoded in a window of Catenulispora sp. MAP5-51 genomic DNA:
- a CDS encoding two-component system response regulator, whose translation MNDAHRASAPSGADIKILLVDDRPENLLALESILGSLGHELVTAASGEQALRAVLREDFAVILLDVRMPGMDGFEVAAHVRLRERSRDTPIIFLTAAGDGPHQTLRGYAAGAADYLTKPFDPWVLRAKVGVFAELHRKNRQLKEQAEMLREQAGVTPRMLDELSNRLGAIEGTLALLIDQNGREGPVGRLERRVMRMRTALDAVRI comes from the coding sequence GTGAACGACGCGCACCGCGCCTCGGCGCCGTCCGGCGCCGACATCAAGATCCTGCTGGTCGACGACCGCCCGGAGAACCTGCTGGCCCTGGAGTCGATCCTGGGCTCGCTGGGCCACGAGCTGGTCACCGCCGCCTCCGGCGAGCAGGCGCTGCGCGCCGTCCTGCGCGAGGACTTCGCGGTGATCCTGCTGGACGTCCGCATGCCCGGCATGGACGGCTTCGAGGTGGCCGCGCACGTCCGGCTGCGCGAACGCTCCCGCGACACCCCGATCATCTTCCTCACCGCCGCCGGCGACGGCCCGCACCAGACGCTGCGCGGCTACGCCGCCGGCGCCGCGGACTACCTGACCAAGCCCTTCGACCCGTGGGTCCTGCGCGCGAAGGTCGGCGTGTTCGCCGAGCTGCACCGCAAGAACCGCCAGCTGAAGGAGCAGGCCGAGATGCTCCGCGAGCAGGCCGGCGTCACCCCGCGGATGCTGGACGAGCTGTCGAACCGGCTCGGCGCCATCGAGGGCACCCTGGCGCTGCTGATCGACCAGAACGGACGCGAGGGACCGGTCGGGCGGCTGGAGCGGCGGGTCATGCGGATGCGGACGGCGCTGGACGCGGTGCGGATCTGA
- a CDS encoding EamA family transporter, which translates to MSLLASEASAAGAPGILVPVVLCAAFLHASWNAILKFVSDKLTASLLMTVSGGVLAGIGAFVLPVPDRASWALLLVSAALHVGYFLMLIKTFEIGDFNQVYPLARGLSPVVVAVFATLLGDPMSRHQTVGIAVVCGGLTTLVFSAGRPKRTQGKALFWAAMTGLSIATYTVTDGIAVRHSGTAAGYTAWMMLAESTMMTAACVAIMVRRGRAPEGVGVLPTLRKLSRGDVVRGVIAGALSLFAYGLVLWAQTRGALAAVSALRETSVIFGAALGSVFLREPFGRYRIFAAVAIASGILILEAA; encoded by the coding sequence TTGAGTCTGCTCGCTTCCGAGGCTTCGGCTGCCGGTGCGCCCGGAATCCTGGTCCCCGTCGTCCTGTGCGCGGCCTTCCTGCACGCGAGCTGGAACGCGATCCTCAAGTTCGTCTCCGACAAGCTGACCGCGTCGCTGCTGATGACGGTGTCCGGCGGCGTGCTGGCGGGGATCGGCGCGTTCGTGCTGCCGGTGCCCGATCGCGCATCGTGGGCGCTGCTGCTGGTCTCGGCGGCGTTGCACGTCGGCTACTTCCTGATGCTGATCAAGACGTTCGAGATCGGCGACTTCAACCAGGTCTATCCGCTGGCGCGAGGGCTGTCGCCGGTGGTGGTGGCGGTCTTCGCGACGTTGCTGGGCGATCCGATGTCACGGCACCAGACGGTGGGCATCGCAGTGGTCTGCGGCGGCTTGACGACACTGGTCTTCTCGGCGGGACGGCCGAAGCGCACGCAGGGCAAGGCGCTCTTCTGGGCGGCGATGACCGGGCTGTCGATCGCGACGTACACGGTCACGGACGGCATAGCGGTGCGGCATTCCGGGACGGCCGCGGGCTACACGGCGTGGATGATGCTCGCGGAGAGCACCATGATGACGGCCGCGTGTGTAGCGATCATGGTGCGGCGCGGTCGGGCGCCCGAGGGGGTGGGGGTGCTTCCCACGCTCAGGAAGCTGAGTCGGGGCGATGTGGTGCGCGGGGTGATCGCGGGCGCGCTGTCGCTGTTCGCCTACGGCCTGGTGCTGTGGGCGCAGACGCGCGGGGCGCTCGCCGCCGTGTCGGCGCTGCGCGAGACCAGCGTGATCTTCGGCGCGGCGCTGGGATCGGTGTTCCTGCGCGAGCCGTTCGGGCGGTACCGGATCTTCGCGGCGGTGGCGATAGCGAGCGGGATCCTGATCCTGGAAGCGGCCTGA
- a CDS encoding LacI family DNA-binding transcriptional regulator: MADTAGVSLATASRVLNGSTRTVNAELSEHVREVAARLRYVSHGPAQALARATTSLVGLLVHDVNDPYFSAIAAGAMRVAREQDLLVMVANTYRDPALELDYITRLGAQRARAILVAGSPPVDPKLAGPLRERLLDYQQGGGRVVAIGDQGPEIDAVLPANVEGARAAALHLTALGHREIGMIAGPRGLVTIADRSEGFRRGLMESDGDPAGYEIEGDFTRDGGYDATRRLLAERPGMTAVFVMADVMAIGALAALREAGKRVPGDVSLVGFDDLPICADLVPALTSVRVDAEGMGEQAMRMVVAPAAEVEAEDEGRAVVHSATELIVRGSTGPAA, from the coding sequence GTGGCCGACACCGCGGGCGTCTCGCTGGCCACCGCTTCCCGGGTGCTCAACGGAAGCACCCGCACCGTCAACGCCGAGCTCAGCGAGCACGTGCGCGAGGTCGCCGCGCGCCTGCGCTACGTCTCGCACGGACCGGCGCAGGCGCTGGCCCGGGCCACGACCTCGCTGGTCGGCCTGCTCGTGCACGACGTCAACGACCCGTACTTCTCCGCGATCGCCGCCGGCGCGATGCGCGTGGCGCGGGAGCAGGACCTGCTGGTGATGGTCGCGAACACCTACCGCGACCCGGCTCTGGAACTGGACTACATCACGCGCCTGGGCGCGCAGCGGGCCCGGGCGATCCTGGTCGCCGGATCGCCGCCGGTGGACCCGAAGCTGGCCGGGCCCCTGCGCGAGCGGCTGCTGGACTATCAGCAGGGCGGCGGCCGGGTGGTGGCCATCGGCGACCAGGGCCCCGAGATCGACGCGGTGCTGCCGGCGAACGTGGAGGGGGCGCGGGCGGCGGCTCTGCATCTGACCGCGCTCGGGCACCGCGAGATCGGGATGATCGCCGGTCCGCGCGGTCTGGTGACGATCGCCGACCGGTCTGAAGGTTTCCGCAGGGGATTGATGGAGAGCGACGGCGATCCGGCCGGCTATGAGATCGAGGGCGACTTCACCCGCGACGGCGGCTACGACGCGACCCGGCGGTTGCTGGCCGAGCGGCCCGGCATGACGGCGGTCTTCGTGATGGCCGATGTGATGGCCATCGGCGCACTGGCGGCGTTGCGGGAGGCGGGCAAGCGGGTGCCCGGCGACGTGAGCCTGGTCGGCTTCGACGACCTGCCGATCTGCGCCGACCTGGTGCCCGCGCTGACGAGCGTGCGGGTCGACGCCGAGGGCATGGGCGAGCAGGCGATGCGGATGGTGGTCGCCCCGGCCGCCGAGGTCGAAGCCGAGGACGAGGGGCGCGCGGTCGTGCACAGCGCCACGGAACTGATCGTGCGGGGGAGCACGGGACCGGCCGCCTGA